The following are encoded in a window of Pseudomonas graminis genomic DNA:
- a CDS encoding 2-hydroxyacid dehydrogenase: MSEQKTDILVWGPMHASLMQNLERDYSVHKLADINDIDAWADQHGTQVRGVVTSGVFGTDNAILDRLPNLEVVNSFGVGYDAVDTQYLSRRGIKLSNTPDVLNNAVAETAMALMLCVSRRISEAERFVRAGQWPNGKFPLGNDLCGKTCGIVGLGKIGKTIAKRAAAFEMNIAYFRRGRPYDDVSYRHYGDLRELAQDSDYLIVIVPGGPDTQHLIDADVLRALGPKSFLINVARGTVVDEKALVASLLASEIAGAGLDVFDDEPNVPAELLKLDNVVLTPHIGSGTYETRQAMADLVFANVKGYFDKGTLVTPVEL; this comes from the coding sequence ATGAGCGAGCAAAAAACCGACATTCTGGTCTGGGGCCCGATGCACGCCTCGCTGATGCAAAACCTCGAGCGCGATTACAGCGTGCACAAACTCGCCGACATCAACGACATTGATGCCTGGGCCGACCAGCACGGGACCCAGGTGCGCGGCGTCGTCACCAGCGGTGTGTTCGGCACCGACAACGCCATTCTTGACCGCCTGCCGAATCTGGAAGTGGTCAACAGCTTCGGCGTCGGCTACGACGCGGTCGACACCCAATACCTGTCGCGCAGGGGCATCAAACTGAGCAACACCCCAGACGTGCTCAACAACGCCGTCGCGGAAACCGCCATGGCGCTGATGCTGTGCGTCTCCCGACGCATCAGCGAAGCCGAACGCTTCGTGCGTGCGGGCCAGTGGCCCAACGGCAAATTCCCCCTCGGCAACGACCTGTGCGGCAAGACCTGCGGCATCGTCGGCCTGGGCAAGATCGGCAAGACCATCGCCAAACGCGCCGCCGCGTTCGAGATGAACATCGCCTACTTCCGCCGTGGCCGCCCCTACGACGATGTGTCCTACCGGCATTACGGTGACCTTCGGGAACTGGCGCAGGACTCGGACTACCTGATCGTCATCGTCCCCGGTGGCCCGGACACCCAGCACCTGATCGACGCCGACGTGCTTCGGGCCCTCGGACCCAAGTCATTTCTGATCAACGTTGCGCGCGGCACCGTTGTCGATGAAAAGGCACTGGTGGCCTCGTTGCTGGCCTCGGAAATTGCCGGCGCAGGTCTTGATGTGTTCGACGACGAGCCCAATGTGCCCGCCGAACTGTTGAAGCTGGACAACGTGGTACTCACGCCGCACATCGGCTCGGGGACCTACGAAACGCGCCAGGCCATGGCCGACCTGGTCTTCGCCAACGTCAAGGGATACTTCGATAAGGGTACGCTGGTCACGCCGGTCGAGTTGTAA
- a CDS encoding cysteine hydrolase family protein translates to MPTTALIVVDIQNDYFPGGKWPLAGADAAADNAARVIQAARDAGDLVVFIRHESGADAPFFTPGSDGAKLHPKVLNLESEPVVLKHFPNSFRETGLQALLEDKGIKHLVIIGSMSHMCIDATTRAAADMGYTVKVIHDACASRDLEFEGTVVPAAQVHAAFMSALGFAYAEVLSTDTYLV, encoded by the coding sequence ATGCCCACCACAGCGCTCATCGTAGTCGATATTCAGAACGACTATTTCCCCGGCGGCAAATGGCCCCTCGCAGGTGCGGATGCCGCCGCTGACAACGCCGCCAGGGTGATTCAGGCCGCTCGGGACGCCGGGGATCTGGTCGTGTTTATCCGCCATGAATCAGGCGCCGATGCCCCCTTCTTCACCCCCGGTTCCGATGGCGCCAAATTGCATCCCAAGGTCCTGAACCTGGAAAGCGAACCGGTGGTGCTCAAGCACTTCCCCAACTCGTTTCGCGAAACCGGGCTGCAGGCGCTGCTTGAAGACAAGGGCATCAAACACTTGGTGATCATCGGTTCCATGAGCCACATGTGCATCGACGCCACCACCCGGGCTGCGGCGGACATGGGCTACACCGTCAAAGTCATCCACGACGCCTGCGCCAGCCGCGACCTGGAATTCGAAGGCACCGTGGTACCTGCCGCTCAGGTCCACGCCGCCTTCATGTCAGCCTTGGGCTTTGCCTATGCCGAGGTGCTGAGTACCGACACCTATCTGGTTTGA
- a CDS encoding TIGR03915 family putative DNA repair protein: MIILDCADAFDTWRQQARWLLSHQINPDQVSWSVQQDADLFASDTDYPDEPGPFRARIPLELLELLQNAAQFCGDQRWTLLYEVLWRVSHGDRTAMLAGDKLGSELHRRLKQVSREAHHLHAFLRFVALPVLDNAEDVAAKAALLEMSCLPEYVAWHEPAHDILRTASEHFIGRMGRHRWMIATPKDGVFYDGKQLIHQPVCPEAWQSLARNADDPHGNLWLTYYSHIFNPARLNPKVMQGHLPARFWKNLPEGPLIPALISEARTGGQRDGQAREIAERRGKVIRGKPAVPSPAADTNQAP, translated from the coding sequence ATGATCATTCTCGATTGCGCCGACGCCTTCGATACCTGGCGGCAGCAGGCGCGCTGGCTGCTGAGCCATCAGATCAACCCGGATCAGGTGAGCTGGAGCGTGCAGCAGGACGCTGACCTGTTTGCCAGCGACACCGACTACCCGGACGAGCCCGGTCCGTTCCGCGCGCGCATACCCCTCGAATTGCTGGAACTGCTGCAGAACGCCGCGCAATTCTGCGGCGATCAGCGCTGGACGCTGTTGTACGAAGTGCTCTGGCGCGTGAGCCATGGTGATCGCACGGCGATGCTGGCCGGCGACAAACTGGGCAGCGAACTGCACCGGCGCCTGAAACAGGTCAGCCGCGAAGCTCATCACCTGCATGCGTTTCTGCGCTTCGTGGCGTTGCCGGTGCTCGACAATGCCGAAGACGTCGCCGCCAAAGCAGCGTTACTGGAGATGTCCTGCCTGCCGGAATACGTTGCGTGGCACGAGCCAGCCCACGACATTCTGCGCACCGCCAGCGAGCACTTCATCGGGCGCATGGGCCGTCATCGCTGGATGATCGCGACGCCCAAAGACGGCGTGTTTTATGACGGCAAGCAATTGATTCATCAGCCGGTGTGCCCGGAGGCGTGGCAATCACTGGCACGCAATGCCGACGATCCCCATGGCAATTTGTGGTTGACTTATTACAGCCACATCTTCAATCCGGCCCGGCTGAATCCGAAAGTCATGCAGGGTCATCTGCCGGCGCGGTTCTGGAAGAACCTGCCAGAGGGGCCGTTGATTCCGGCATTGATCAGCGAGGCCCGTACCGGTGGCCAGCGTGATGGTCAGGCGCGAGAGATCGCCGAGCGCCGCGGCAAAGTGATCCGTGGCAAACCGGCGGTGCCCTCACCCGCAGCGGACACAAACCAGGCTCCGTAG
- a CDS encoding DUF1615 domain-containing protein has protein sequence MPVNGISRHLHTLASLILLTLLAGCSSQRSQEPAPEPSVVRSEIVRLLPANVADGQGWAQDIQRAFEVQKIDPSLENLCSVLAVTEQESNFQVDPAVPGMSKIAQDEIDRRASKAHIPNLLVRSALDIRSSTGKTYSERLSAARTEKDLSAIFDDFIGMVPLGRTLFGNFNPVHTAGPMQVSIEFAERQARDYPYPVEGSIRHEVFGRRGGMYFGIAHLLGYPVSYDKPLYRFADFNAGWYASRNAAFQSAVARVSGKRLALDGDLISYGFGPALGRTELAVRSLYPQLDMRNTTIRSQLEKGETLAFEDTELYAKIFAMADKAAGKPLPRAILPGIVLESPKITRKLTTAWFAQRVEERRVRCMSRASGSLK, from the coding sequence ATGCCCGTGAATGGAATCAGTCGCCACCTGCACACCCTGGCCAGCCTCATCCTGCTGACGCTGCTCGCGGGTTGCAGTTCGCAACGCAGCCAGGAACCCGCGCCGGAACCCTCAGTGGTCCGCAGTGAGATTGTGCGGTTGTTGCCTGCCAATGTCGCCGACGGCCAGGGTTGGGCCCAGGACATTCAACGCGCGTTCGAAGTGCAGAAAATCGACCCCAGCCTGGAAAACCTCTGTTCCGTGCTGGCGGTGACCGAGCAGGAATCCAACTTTCAGGTCGACCCGGCCGTTCCCGGCATGAGCAAGATCGCCCAGGACGAAATCGACCGTCGAGCCAGCAAGGCGCACATTCCCAACCTGCTGGTGCGCAGCGCGCTGGACATCCGCTCTTCGACCGGCAAGACCTACAGCGAACGCCTCAGCGCCGCCCGGACTGAAAAAGACCTGAGCGCGATTTTCGATGACTTCATCGGCATGGTCCCCCTGGGCCGCACGTTGTTCGGCAACTTTAATCCGGTGCACACCGCCGGGCCCATGCAGGTCAGTATTGAGTTCGCCGAGCGGCAGGCCCGGGATTATCCGTATCCGGTCGAGGGTTCGATTCGCCATGAGGTGTTCGGCCGCCGTGGCGGCATGTACTTCGGCATCGCCCATCTGCTCGGTTATCCGGTGAGCTACGACAAACCGCTGTACCGCTTCGCCGACTTCAACGCCGGCTGGTACGCCAGCCGCAATGCAGCATTTCAGAGCGCAGTGGCGCGGGTGTCCGGCAAGCGTCTGGCGTTGGACGGCGACCTCATCAGCTACGGTTTCGGCCCGGCGCTGGGGCGGACCGAACTGGCCGTGCGCAGCCTCTACCCTCAGCTGGACATGCGTAATACGACCATCCGCAGCCAGCTGGAGAAGGGCGAAACGCTGGCCTTCGAAGACACCGAGCTGTACGCGAAGATCTTCGCCATGGCCGACAAGGCCGCCGGTAAACCGCTGCCGAGGGCAATCCTGCCGGGCATCGTGCTGGAAAGTCCGAAAATCACCCGCAAGCTGACCACCGCCTGGTTTGCCCAGCGAGTGGAAGAGCGGCGTGTACGCTGCATGTCGCGGGCGTCGGGTTCACTGAAGTGA
- a CDS encoding putative DNA modification/repair radical SAM protein: MQLIDKLSILADAAKYDASCASSAAPKRSSEGKSGLGSSTGMGICHSYTPDGRCVSLLKILLTNFCLYDCQYCVNRRSSDVPRARFSPEEVVTLTMDFYRRNCVSGLFLSSGIIRSADYTMEQLIRVAKLLREDHEFRGYIHLKTIPEADPALIEEAGRYADRLSVNIELPTQLGLQTLAPEKEMGSIKQAMQTIYTGQQTVLNEPRAPKFTPAGQSTQMIVGADETDDSTILHTAESLYGDFRLKRVYYSAFSPIPNSPKSVPHAAPPLMREHRLYQADFLLRSYGYSANELLQGPGHLALDIDPKLAWALEHRDIFPLDLNRAEPAMIARIPGIGIRTTKRLVELRRQRRIRYEDLTRLRCVLAKAKPFIITSDYHPRQADSSSIDLREQLRDKPQPQQMALWG, translated from the coding sequence ATGCAGCTGATCGACAAGCTGAGCATCCTCGCCGACGCCGCCAAGTACGACGCCTCCTGCGCCAGCAGCGCCGCCCCCAAACGCAGTTCCGAAGGCAAATCCGGCCTTGGTTCGAGCACCGGCATGGGCATCTGCCACAGCTACACCCCCGATGGGCGCTGTGTCTCGCTGCTGAAAATTCTCCTGACCAACTTCTGTCTGTACGACTGCCAGTACTGTGTGAATCGCCGGTCCAGCGACGTGCCCCGCGCACGTTTCAGTCCGGAGGAAGTGGTGACGTTGACCATGGATTTCTACCGTCGCAACTGCGTCAGCGGCCTGTTTCTCAGCTCCGGGATCATCCGCTCGGCGGACTACACCATGGAACAGTTGATTCGCGTGGCCAAATTGCTCCGTGAAGACCACGAATTCCGTGGCTACATCCACCTCAAGACCATTCCCGAAGCGGATCCCGCGCTGATCGAAGAGGCTGGCCGTTACGCCGATCGCCTGAGCGTCAATATCGAATTGCCGACCCAGCTGGGCCTGCAGACCCTGGCCCCGGAAAAGGAAATGGGCTCGATCAAGCAGGCCATGCAGACCATCTACACCGGTCAGCAAACCGTACTGAATGAACCGCGGGCGCCAAAATTCACCCCGGCCGGGCAAAGCACGCAGATGATTGTCGGTGCTGACGAAACCGATGACAGCACCATCCTGCACACCGCCGAATCGTTGTACGGCGATTTCCGCCTCAAGCGTGTCTACTACTCGGCGTTCAGCCCGATTCCCAACAGCCCGAAAAGCGTGCCCCATGCCGCGCCGCCGCTGATGCGCGAGCACCGCTTATACCAGGCAGACTTTCTGCTGCGCAGTTACGGCTACAGTGCCAACGAATTGCTACAAGGCCCGGGGCATCTGGCCCTGGACATCGACCCCAAGCTGGCCTGGGCGCTGGAGCATCGCGACATCTTCCCGCTGGACCTCAACCGCGCGGAGCCGGCCATGATCGCGCGGATCCCCGGCATCGGCATTCGCACCACCAAGCGCCTGGTCGAACTGCGCCGCCAGCGCCGCATTCGTTATGAAGACCTGACCCGTCTGCGCTGCGTACTGGCCAAGGCCAAGCCGTTCATCATTACCAGCGACTACCATCCGCGCCAGGCTGACAGCTCGAGCATCGATCTGCGCGAGCAACTGCGCGACAAACCGCAGCCGCAGCAAATGGCGCTGTGGGGATGA
- a CDS encoding heavy metal translocating P-type ATPase has product MPSPAIIDLPITGMTCASCAGRVERALRKVPGVQVATVNLANERAHVEVSGQIDPAVLLAAVDKAGYGASLEQDSAVQQANQRQRHDTERWQLIVAIVLALPLVLPMILQPFGVHGMLPAWLQFALATPVQFLLGARFYIAAWKAVRDGAGNMDLLVALGTSAGYGLSVYQWLSAAPGSMPHLYFEASAVVIALVLLGKYLESSAKRQTASAIRALEALRPDRAIRLVNGQEANVAISELSVGDTVVVKPGERFPVDGEVIEGQSHADEALISGESLPVPKQPGDRVTGGAINGEGRLLISTRALGAETVLARIIRLVEAAQSAKAPIQKLVDKVSQVFVPVVLLIAVATLTGWLMAGASLESALINAVTVLVIACPCALGLATPTAIMAGTGVAARHGILIKDAEALERAHEVTTVVFDKTGTLTSGTPRIAHMVALDGDENNVLELAGALQRGSEHPLAKAVLDVTAERGLRLEAVGNSRALAGRGIAGTLQGRELALGNHRLLQENGLNGDALHKRAQAWEAEGRTLSWLIELSPQRQVLGLFAFGDTLKTGAVEAIAQLNARHISSHLLTGDNRGSARVVAQALGISDVHAEVLPADKAATVVSLKETGVVAMVGDGINDAPALAAADIGIAMGGGTDVAMHAAGITLMRSDPRLIPAALDISRKTYAKIRQNLFWAFFYNLIGIPLAAFGLLNPVLAGAAMALSSVSVVSNALLLKTWTPKDDPKDKPNHTGDAS; this is encoded by the coding sequence ATGCCCAGTCCCGCAATAATCGATCTGCCCATTACCGGCATGACCTGCGCCAGCTGCGCAGGCCGGGTCGAGCGCGCCCTGCGCAAAGTGCCGGGCGTTCAAGTCGCCACGGTCAACCTCGCCAACGAACGCGCCCACGTCGAGGTCAGCGGGCAGATCGATCCCGCCGTGCTGTTAGCCGCCGTCGACAAGGCGGGCTACGGCGCCAGCCTCGAACAGGATTCAGCCGTCCAGCAGGCCAACCAGCGCCAACGTCACGACACCGAGCGCTGGCAGTTGATCGTGGCCATCGTTCTCGCGCTGCCATTGGTGCTGCCGATGATCCTGCAACCGTTTGGCGTCCACGGGATGCTCCCGGCATGGCTGCAGTTCGCCCTGGCAACGCCGGTGCAATTTCTCCTCGGCGCGCGCTTTTACATAGCCGCGTGGAAAGCCGTGCGCGACGGTGCCGGCAACATGGATTTGCTCGTCGCGCTGGGCACCAGCGCCGGTTATGGGTTGAGCGTTTACCAGTGGCTAAGCGCTGCGCCCGGTTCGATGCCGCACCTGTACTTCGAGGCGTCGGCGGTGGTCATCGCCCTGGTCCTGCTCGGCAAATACCTGGAGAGCAGCGCCAAGCGCCAGACCGCCAGCGCGATTCGGGCGCTGGAAGCCTTGCGCCCCGACCGCGCGATCCGGCTGGTGAACGGGCAGGAAGCGAACGTCGCCATCAGCGAATTGAGCGTCGGCGATACGGTGGTAGTGAAACCCGGCGAGCGCTTTCCGGTGGATGGCGAGGTGATCGAAGGCCAGAGCCACGCCGATGAAGCCCTTATCAGCGGCGAGAGCCTGCCGGTGCCGAAACAGCCCGGCGACAGGGTCACTGGCGGCGCGATCAATGGCGAAGGTCGGCTGCTGATCAGCACCCGGGCGCTGGGCGCGGAAACCGTGCTGGCGCGCATCATCCGTCTGGTGGAAGCCGCGCAGTCTGCCAAGGCGCCGATTCAGAAGCTGGTCGACAAAGTCAGTCAGGTGTTCGTACCGGTGGTCTTGTTGATAGCGGTCGCCACACTGACCGGCTGGCTGATGGCCGGTGCCTCACTGGAGAGCGCATTGATCAACGCCGTCACCGTGCTGGTCATCGCCTGCCCCTGCGCGCTGGGGCTAGCCACTCCCACCGCGATCATGGCCGGCACCGGCGTGGCCGCACGCCACGGCATCCTCATCAAGGACGCCGAAGCCCTGGAACGCGCCCATGAAGTCACCACGGTGGTGTTCGACAAGACCGGCACGCTGACCTCCGGCACGCCGCGCATTGCCCACATGGTCGCGCTCGACGGTGACGAAAACAACGTGCTCGAACTGGCCGGTGCGCTGCAGCGTGGCAGCGAACACCCGTTGGCCAAAGCGGTGCTGGACGTAACCGCCGAGCGCGGCCTGAGGCTGGAGGCCGTCGGCAATAGCCGCGCGCTGGCCGGACGCGGTATCGCCGGGACCCTGCAAGGCCGCGAACTGGCGCTGGGTAATCACCGCTTGCTGCAAGAAAACGGCCTGAACGGGGACGCCCTGCACAAGCGCGCTCAGGCCTGGGAAGCCGAAGGCCGCACGCTGTCCTGGCTCATCGAATTGAGCCCGCAGCGTCAGGTGCTGGGCCTGTTTGCCTTCGGCGACACGCTGAAGACCGGCGCCGTTGAGGCCATCGCGCAACTGAACGCCCGGCACATCAGCAGCCACTTGCTGACGGGTGACAATCGCGGCAGTGCGAGAGTCGTCGCGCAGGCCCTGGGCATCAGCGATGTTCACGCCGAGGTATTGCCTGCCGACAAAGCCGCGACCGTCGTGTCCCTGAAGGAAACCGGGGTGGTGGCGATGGTCGGTGACGGCATCAACGACGCCCCCGCCCTGGCCGCTGCCGACATTGGCATCGCCATGGGCGGCGGCACGGACGTCGCCATGCATGCCGCCGGCATCACCCTGATGCGCAGCGACCCACGGTTGATCCCCGCCGCCCTCGACATCAGCCGCAAGACCTACGCGAAGATCCGCCAGAATCTGTTCTGGGCCTTCTTCTATAACCTGATCGGCATTCCGCTGGCCGCGTTCGGCCTGCTCAATCCGGTGCTGGCCGGCGCGGCCATGGCCTTGTCGAGTGTCAGCGTCGTGAGCAACGCCCTGCTGTTGAAAACCTGGACACCCAAAGACGACCCCAAAGACAAGCCCAACCACACGGGAGACGCGTCATGA
- a CDS encoding HAD family hydrolase, with protein MNIAGVIFDCDGTLVDSERLAAGLLREILHQHQVLLSVEEVLQRFRGVQFALCLEGLCRDYPWLPSDEIETEFRARTLPLLRERLEEMPGAVDFVRNLALPKCVASNGPRSKIETCLSTVGLLDVFHGLIVSAYEVQSWKPSPVLIEHAAELLGLPPTQCLLVEDSVPGVEAGLGAGAQVAGYGDTDFSAFMGNANFHRVKDFGELRELVQRIS; from the coding sequence TTGAATATTGCCGGCGTCATTTTTGACTGCGACGGAACCCTGGTTGACAGCGAACGGCTGGCCGCCGGGTTGCTGCGAGAGATCCTTCACCAGCATCAGGTGTTGCTGAGCGTCGAGGAGGTGCTGCAACGCTTTCGTGGCGTGCAGTTTGCGCTATGCCTGGAAGGCCTCTGCCGCGATTATCCATGGCTGCCGAGCGACGAGATCGAAACCGAATTCCGAGCGCGCACTCTGCCGCTGCTGCGGGAGCGACTGGAAGAAATGCCCGGCGCGGTCGACTTCGTGCGCAATCTGGCGCTGCCCAAGTGCGTAGCGTCCAACGGCCCGCGCAGCAAGATCGAAACGTGCCTGAGCACAGTCGGCCTGCTGGACGTGTTCCACGGCCTGATCGTCAGCGCTTATGAAGTGCAGTCGTGGAAACCGTCCCCGGTGCTGATCGAACACGCCGCAGAATTGCTGGGCCTGCCGCCCACTCAGTGTCTGCTGGTGGAAGACAGCGTTCCGGGCGTTGAAGCCGGGCTCGGTGCCGGTGCGCAAGTGGCGGGCTACGGCGACACCGATTTCTCGGCGTTCATGGGCAATGCCAACTTCCATCGCGTCAAGGATTTCGGCGAATTGAGGGAATTGGTACAGCGCATCAGTTGA
- the cueR gene encoding Cu(I)-responsive transcriptional regulator, translated as MNIGQAAKRSGLSAKMIRYYESIGLLPAAARTDSGYRLYGPDELHTLAFIKRSRDLGFSLEAVGKLLTLWQDRGRASADVKALAHQHIAELNQKIEELAGLRDTLQNLVSHCQGDRRPDCPILADLASNGGRTHQPG; from the coding sequence ATGAACATCGGACAAGCCGCCAAACGCAGCGGCCTCAGCGCCAAGATGATTCGTTATTACGAATCCATCGGCCTGCTGCCTGCCGCTGCCCGCACCGACAGCGGTTACCGCCTGTACGGCCCGGACGAGTTGCACACCCTCGCGTTCATCAAACGCTCGCGGGATCTGGGGTTTTCCCTGGAAGCGGTCGGCAAACTGCTGACCCTGTGGCAAGACCGCGGCCGCGCCAGCGCCGACGTCAAGGCGCTGGCGCACCAGCACATAGCCGAACTCAATCAGAAAATCGAGGAATTGGCCGGGCTGCGCGACACGCTGCAGAACCTGGTCAGCCACTGCCAGGGCGACCGTCGCCCGGACTGCCCGATTCTGGCGGACCTGGCGTCGAATGGCGGTCGCACCCATCAGCCCGGGTAA
- a CDS encoding LysR substrate-binding domain-containing protein, giving the protein MYDFNDLYYFVQVVENKGFAAAARKIEVPKTKLSRRIAQLEDRLGVRLIQRTTRKFTVTEVGLDYYRHCVAMLVEADAAEKVVEQSRSEPQGIVRISCPPALGAMGVSDTIARFLVLHPKVQIQVESTNRRVDVLGEGYDIALRVRFPPLDDENLVMKVLGESVQKLVARPSLVEGLSLRTPQDLLGLPSMDLAPANRDHRWALIGPDDKRVEVPHQPRFVTSDLDALHRAAVEGVGMVQMPEIMIRHSLHEGRLVEVLPGFRPPSGLIHAVFPSRRGLLPSVRGLVDLLAEDFGANARADREACELARHL; this is encoded by the coding sequence GTGTACGACTTCAACGATTTGTACTACTTCGTGCAGGTGGTCGAGAACAAGGGGTTCGCCGCCGCCGCGCGCAAGATCGAGGTGCCGAAGACCAAGCTCAGTCGACGCATCGCGCAGCTGGAGGATCGGCTGGGAGTGCGGCTGATCCAGCGCACTACGCGGAAGTTCACGGTGACCGAGGTGGGTCTGGATTATTACCGGCACTGTGTGGCGATGCTGGTGGAGGCCGATGCCGCCGAGAAGGTGGTTGAGCAATCGCGGTCCGAGCCCCAGGGCATCGTGCGCATCAGTTGCCCGCCGGCACTGGGGGCCATGGGGGTGAGCGACACGATCGCCAGGTTTCTGGTGCTGCACCCGAAAGTGCAGATTCAGGTGGAGAGCACCAACCGTCGGGTAGATGTGTTGGGGGAGGGCTATGACATCGCGCTGAGGGTGCGGTTTCCGCCGCTGGACGATGAGAATCTGGTGATGAAGGTGTTGGGCGAGAGCGTCCAGAAGCTGGTGGCGCGACCGTCGTTGGTGGAGGGTTTGTCGCTGCGTACGCCGCAGGATTTGCTGGGGCTGCCGAGTATGGATCTGGCCCCGGCAAACCGGGATCACCGCTGGGCGTTGATTGGGCCGGACGATAAGCGGGTTGAGGTGCCCCATCAGCCGCGCTTTGTGACGTCTGATCTGGATGCGTTGCACCGGGCGGCGGTTGAGGGGGTGGGTATGGTGCAGATGCCGGAGATCATGATTCGGCATTCGTTGCATGAGGGGCGGCTGGTTGAGGTGTTGCCGGGGTTCCGGCCGCCGAGCGGGTTGATTCATGCGGTGTTTCCGTCGCGGCGGGGGTTGTTGCCGTCGGTGCGGGGGTTGGTGGATTTGCTGGCGGAGGATTTTGGCGCGAATGCCAGAGCGGATCGGGAGGCATGTGAGTTGGCGCGACATCTTTGA
- a CDS encoding FMN-dependent NADH-azoreductase: MKLLHIDSSILGDHSASRQLSRSVVQSFTAITPDTQVVYRDLANEPLSHFSGATLAAAGTPVEGRDASQKLEVETNEATLEEFLSADVVVIGAPMYNFSIPSQLKAWIDRICVAGRTFRYTEAGPEGLCKGKKVIVVSTTGGLHQGLPSGAGHDDLLKVVFGFIGVTDLQFVVAEGLAYGDEPRAAAMAAAQKNISETLFA, translated from the coding sequence ATGAAACTCTTGCACATCGATTCCAGCATCCTCGGCGATCACTCCGCTTCGCGTCAGTTGAGCCGCAGTGTGGTTCAGTCTTTTACCGCCATCACCCCGGATACCCAGGTGGTTTACCGCGATCTGGCGAATGAGCCGCTCAGTCATTTCTCCGGTGCGACGCTGGCCGCTGCCGGTACGCCGGTGGAAGGTCGTGATGCGTCACAGAAGCTGGAAGTGGAGACGAACGAAGCCACGCTTGAAGAGTTCCTGTCGGCTGACGTGGTGGTCATCGGTGCGCCGATGTACAACTTCAGCATCCCGAGCCAGTTGAAGGCGTGGATCGACCGGATCTGTGTAGCCGGCCGCACCTTCCGTTACACCGAAGCGGGTCCGGAAGGTTTGTGCAAGGGCAAGAAAGTGATCGTCGTTTCGACGACGGGCGGTCTGCATCAGGGCCTGCCGAGTGGCGCGGGCCATGATGATTTGCTCAAGGTCGTATTCGGTTTCATCGGCGTCACCGACCTGCAGTTCGTCGTGGCCGAAGGCCTCGCTTATGGCGACGAGCCGCGTGCCGCCGCCATGGCCGCTGCGCAGAAAAACATCAGCGAAACGCTGTTCGCCTAA
- a CDS encoding alpha/beta hydrolase family protein, which produces MMRLCAVMMISLLGSLISVQASELQSWSVGFHELTFLDPLDSRPMHAYAFYPSTDDEHITRVQGYPIEASEDATIAMGRFPLLMLSHGNTGTPLAQHDLATSLARKGFVVVAVFHPGDNYMDHSRLGSLSNLYGRPLQISEAISAALIDPMLSPYISARRVGVIGYSAGGETALILAGAQPDLQRLRHYCTERPQDHDACKTQGELVADREDLHAQADPRVGALMLMAPLGLMFGRQTLADVHVPVLLYSGDGDELLAIDKNAEALARKLPDVSDFKLFAGAGHFVFMAPCDDEQRATQPGLCTDAIGVNRESIHRDLSSEAVRFFGTALGTPISTAGMQTAAHHEFDPVGSLDQ; this is translated from the coding sequence ATGATGCGTCTTTGTGCAGTGATGATGATCAGCCTGCTGGGCAGCCTGATTTCGGTGCAAGCCAGCGAGCTGCAGAGCTGGAGCGTGGGCTTTCACGAGCTGACGTTTCTCGATCCCCTGGATTCCCGGCCGATGCACGCCTACGCCTTTTACCCCTCCACCGACGATGAACACATCACCCGCGTTCAAGGGTATCCCATTGAAGCGTCGGAAGACGCCACCATTGCCATGGGCCGCTTCCCCCTGCTGATGCTGTCCCACGGCAACACCGGCACACCGCTCGCGCAGCACGACCTGGCGACGTCATTGGCACGCAAGGGATTTGTCGTGGTGGCGGTGTTCCACCCGGGCGACAACTACATGGACCACAGCCGTCTGGGCAGCCTGAGCAATCTCTACGGTCGCCCCCTGCAAATCTCCGAAGCCATCAGTGCCGCATTGATCGACCCGATGCTCTCGCCATACATCAGCGCGCGCCGGGTCGGGGTGATCGGTTATTCGGCGGGTGGCGAAACGGCGTTGATTCTGGCGGGTGCCCAGCCTGATCTCCAGCGCTTGCGCCATTACTGCACCGAGCGGCCCCAGGACCATGACGCCTGTAAAACCCAGGGCGAACTGGTGGCAGACCGTGAAGACCTGCACGCCCAAGCCGATCCCCGCGTAGGCGCATTGATGCTGATGGCACCGCTGGGGTTGATGTTCGGTCGGCAGACGCTGGCGGATGTGCACGTGCCGGTGTTGCTGTACAGCGGCGACGGCGACGAACTGCTCGCCATCGACAAGAACGCCGAAGCGCTGGCGCGCAAGCTGCCCGATGTCTCGGATTTCAAACTGTTCGCCGGGGCAGGGCATTTCGTGTTCATGGCGCCCTGCGATGACGAGCAACGCGCCACCCAGCCTGGCCTGTGCACCGACGCCATTGGCGTCAACCGTGAAAGCATTCACCGCGACCTGAGCAGCGAGGCCGTGCGCTTTTTCGGTACTGCACTCGGCACGCCCATCAGCACTGCCGGCATGCAGACCGCCGCCCACCATGAATTTGATCCAGTCGGCAGCCTCGATCAGTAG